The Magnolia sinica isolate HGM2019 chromosome 3, MsV1, whole genome shotgun sequence genome includes the window CAAGCGTACAGGCCAATTACAAGATTATTCACCGTAGAATGAGTTATGTTACAAAGGTCATGCAAAATCCACATTAAGAAAGAACAAGCCTATATAGTAAATTTTTAAGACCGCTAATCAGATGGCAGTGATCATCCAATCAGGTCACTTTGATTAGCACCCGTGGCGGACCCCTCCTATCCAATGGTCAACAATGACACTAGGTGTGGCCACTTGAAAGATCTGAGTAACATCCCTTTTACAACGCATACAATGTAGAAATCATTTCTTATTAGTATAAGATAAGTTCCTAAATTTCAAAAGGAAGCATTGTTCACAAACATGTAACTAAAGCACTACAAATTACAAACCTCCCATATCCTATTCAAAGACCAAACCCTAAGCAAGAAAAACACCACAAATACCATCTAACCATGgattttcttttattgatgataaaACCTGTTTACATTCCTAGTATACCCATGAGAAGAATGGAAGACATTTATGTAGAAATAGAAACTCCATCTACTTAATAGTGACACATTCATCACCATTCACTATACTTGTATCTACCCATATTTTAATAATCTACCAGTAATTATTCTTTCCCTCTACTCATCTCTCCCATCTACACTCTATTTGGATTCATGATACATAAATCAAGCATACCCACAAACTCCATACTCACATTTTACGCCGGCACGACACTTCTTGTCGCATTTGCCACAATTATCCACATTGTACGCGATGTCGGTGCACTTGCCATAGCAACAAAGCTGACCGAACCCGCACTTTTGGCCACAGACACCACAGTTGTTACGATCGCCGAGCACGTCCCTGCAATGCTTCTTGCAGCACTGTAGGAGGCCTGTGCTGTTATTGACTGACACACCCGAGCAGATGTTGTTGGCAAGTTCATCACAGCTTGCACCCTTCTCGATCTTGGTCGCAAGGAACCGGCTCCCCGATCGGACGTTCAGCCCGAG containing:
- the LOC131238724 gene encoding protein GRIM REAPER, whose amino-acid sequence is MTTTLPHFKLTTILSITITLALLIHIHAAIDDVEFDEEKEYVMDDHFLGLNVRSGSRFLATKIEKGASCDELANNICSGVSVNNSTGLLQCCKKHCRDVLGDRNNCGVCGQKCGFGQLCCYGKCTDIAYNVDNCGKCDKKCRAGVKCEYGVCGYA